TTAATCTCGCGGTCTCCTTCTCGCGCAGATGTTCCTGTCGCAACCCGCCCTGTGCCCGAGGGAGATCTACGACCTCCTGCAGGAGTGCTGGAGACGCAACGAGGCCGACCGACCCAACTTCAGGGACATCCACGTCTTCCTCCAAAGGAAGAATCAGGGCTATTCCCCGGAGGCGTGAAGGATGGGGTGGGTGACTGTTTACGGGAAGACCAAAAATGGAACGGAGGTCATCCTACGGAGGATAGAGTGAAGCGGTTGGAAAGCCCGCGGGAGGCGCCACTTTGAGTGGACGATTCGCTCTTCGTGGCTCCGTTTCCCgcgctttctctcttgctcccgcAGATCCCTCCGCCTCCTACCATTCCTCACGAAAAAGCTTTATTTTACAAGGTATCCGGTCATGGAGGAAGAAGATTGGTCATTtaggatgatgaagaaagaaattGTGATATGTTATCGTCTGCTGGTGTCGCCCGGACGTCATTCTGGAGAGATAATGGACTCTTAAATACATGATCTTCCGCGACATATCATCGACGTTAAGTAGTGCGTGTATCGGACCGAAAGTATATTTTGCCAAAAAACGGTGATAGTCAAGACAATCATTTACTATATTTGAATGGAATGATAACAGGTTTCCTAAAGGGAAGTAGCGATAGAAACAGTAAAGAATAAAGTTCATACTGCACTGGAAAATGTGTATGGCGGAATGGTACAAATTTCTTcctcaagaacaagaaaaggataagtttagaagaggaacaggaagaggaactgTAGTCATCCACCTTATCAAA
The genomic region above belongs to Penaeus chinensis breed Huanghai No. 1 chromosome 20, ASM1920278v2, whole genome shotgun sequence and contains:
- the LOC125036133 gene encoding discoidin domain-containing receptor 2-like — its product is MLTLGRQQPYERLSDEGVIENLSHFYHDDGGEMFLSQPALCPREIYDLLQECWRRNEADRPNFRDIHVFLQRKNQGYSPEA